CGATCAACTGGATGTCCTGCCGCGCGGTTTGTATTTCCTCGAACTTCAACAGGCTGGAACACGCCAGCTTGAAAAAGTAATACTACAATGAATGAAAGCCCCGGAATCGCCGGGGCTTTTTCGTAAGATCGTCCTCCTACCAAACCCCTATGCAAAACAAATTGCTTTTTGCTGCCTTTGGTCTCCTGATTACCAGCAGCGCTTGCCGGACCGATCCGGAAGTTCCCGCGACTCCGAGGTCAGTTTTCAGACCCAGGTACAGGTAGCTGTCTTCGATTTGCAACTTGTCCGGCTGCCGCGGCAAACGGCGGCGAGTTTCCGTTGACGACCTATGAGGCGGTCATGCAGCACGTAACTGCCGGGGATGCACGGAACAGCAAACTCTATCAATCCATCACCCTGGGCGCCGATCGCATGCCCCCGGATGGTCGCGATCCCTTGTTGGACGAGGAGATCACGACCATCTATGTGTGGATTCAACAAGGCGCGAAAAACAACCAACTTCTACCACCCATGAAAAAGACCATCCCGGCGGCGTTATTGATCGTTTCCGGACTAACGGCCTGCTATTACGACAACTTTGAGGAGATCCATCCCACGATACCCGGTGGGACGACCGTGTCATTCCCGACACCGTATCCTATGCGACCAATATTCAACCCATCATGAATGCCAGTTGCGGAACGGATGATAACGGCTGCCATGACGCGGCGAATTTGATCAACCTTGGCGGCAACGGAAGCCTGGCGGATTATGCCGGTACCGTGGAAACCATCGCCGATGATGGTATCACCACCTTCATGGGTCGCATCCGGCAAACGGTCGCTCAAAGCAAGTGGATGCCGAAAGGCGGCGGTAAGATTGACGACTGCAGCATCGACAAGATCCAGAAGTGGATCGATCAGGGACAAATCAACAACTAACCATCCTCACACCTATGAAATTCCGACTACTTCTCTTCGGCTTTCTGACCGTTGCAGGCGCCGGCAGTCTTCACGCTCAGGACATGCTTAGCGCACTGGATACCGGCAATGAAAAAGATTTTTCCATCGCCACCTTCAAAGGTACCCGACTTATCAACTTCATACGACCGAAACGACAGGCCCCCGCACACTCGACTTTCGTATTTCCCACCGCTTTGGCGCGATCAACAGCGGTTTCCGAAGAAGCGTTCGGGATCGACCAGACGGCGAACATCCGTCTCGGGCTCGAATACAGTCCCGACGGACGGTTCATGTTCGGCATCGGTCGCAGCTCGTTTCAGAAGATGGTCGACGGATTTCTGAGTTCCGCCTTCTCCGTCAGACGACCAACAACAGCATGCCCTTATCGGTTACGCTTTTGCAGGCGCTTATCGTGCAGGCATCAAGAGCCCCCGTCATCAACGGCTTTGAATTGACGAGAAGGAAACCAGCCGTTGGTCCTTCAACTACCAGATCCTGATCGCACGGAAGTTCTCGCCGAGCTTCAGCTTTCAGATCGCTCCCTGGTACAACCATTACAACATGGTCACCAGCATCAGCGAGCAGAACGACTCCTACGGAGCATCAGCACTCTTCCGCTTGAAGTTCAGCAAGCGCTCGGCGATCACGGCTGAATACGCGTATCGCGCCAACACCTACTCGAACACCACCTACTACGACAGCTTCGGTGTAGGATACGAGATCGAAACCGGCGGACACGTATTCCAGGTTCACCTGACCAATTCATTCGGCCCTCGTTGAAAATCAATTTCTGCCCTATACGGATACCCAATGGAACGACGCGGGAATCCGACTTGGCTTCAACGTGTCGCGCGTATTCACCCTCTAAACATGAAAAAGATTTCATAAAAGCTCGCCGCAGTTTTTTGTGAATTCACCGAAAGTCTTGCACTGAGTCAGAAAAAAATCCAAATTCGCCGAGCTATTCAGATTACTTACAGAATTGGATTGGTATTTAGCACAAGCATTCAAACAGACATTATAGCGGTGTAAATAGGAAAAACTCCCTGTCGGTTTTGCCGCCTGCAGGGAGTGATTCCAACTCAAAGATAAAATTGCTGTTCAGACGTAACGGACCTTATTTGCAGAGGGGTGTCCGCCGGCTGTTCAGCAATTTTTTTGACTTCAACGCATCGATTGGTCAGTCGAATCCCGACTCGCTCGCCCCCAGAATTTTCATCGTTTTCTTCTCCTGCAGCAATCCTACCAGGCGCATCCGATCGTTCAGCTTCAGTCCTTTCAAAGGCACCTTCACCGCAAGTGATTTCGACTTCGCACCGGTGGAATACCAGAGCCTGACCACGGCATCGTGTTCCAGGATCTTTCCATTGTTAGACCGGCTTTACTTCGCTTTTCAGTCCGTCTTCCGTAACTGCGACCCGTACCACCCAATTCACTCCGGGCTTCGGCGTAATAGCCGTGAGGAATAGCGTATCCCGCAATACGGAATCCACTTGCAGTCGAAATCCGGGATCGCCGGAACTGATCAGCGCTTGATGGCGGCTTTGACGGAATCGCGTGACGAGGCTGTCATCTGCGCACGGCCATTGACAATCAACTGCGGGGTGTACAATTCCTTCTGCGGGAATGCCCGAGAATAATTCTCCTGCCGGAAAGTAAAGGCGTTGCGGCTGAAGGGATCCTTCCAACTTCCCTTGTTCCAGTAATCGACGTGAAAAGCAAGGCCGATGACCGGTTGTTTCGCCTTTCGCGCCTCACGGATCACTTCCTGAAAGACCGCATCTCCTGCCGGGCTGTTGGCATCGCTCTCGGATGTAAACAATTCCAATACTGCGAATCCGGACCTGAACGAACTTGTCTGGGCTGTCGCGGCCAGGTTCAACAGAAAAAAAACCGTGAGCATCCGTACAATCCGTGTCATCCGTGTGCTAAAAATAAAACTACTGTAAGTGTACTATGCAAACAGGCGTTTTTCCAATCCGAGCCATTCCAAGGCCGAGCCATGCAGCAGCCGTTCTTTGATGTCGTTGGAATAAGGCATCTCGCCGATCAATTTACCAGGCTCCAATTCACCGAGCGGAAAGGGATAATCGGTTCCAAGCGCGATCCTCTCCGGCCCCATGAAACGGACAAGATAATCCAGCATCACCGGGTCGTGAACGAGTGAGTCCAGCCAGAATTGTTTCAGGTACTTGCGCGGAGATTCAGGATTGTCCACCGCTACCAGATCGGGACGAACACGAAAGCCATGCTCGATCCTGCCAAAGGTCGCGGGGAACGATCCGCCGCCGTGCGCAAAGGCAACGCGCAGGCGTGGCAGGCGTTCAAAGATGCCGCCGAAGATCATGGAGCAAATGGCCAGGATGTTTCCGCCGGCATGCCGACGAGCCAGGGCAGCCAGTACTTGTTCATCTTCTCCTTGCCCATCATGTCCCAGGGATGCACGAAGATCGCGGCACCCAGTTCCTGCGCCGCCTCAAAGACCGGAAACAAGGCCGGCTCGTTGAGGTTCCAGTCGTTGATATGCGAGCCGATCTGAACTCCCGCCAACCCGATTTTCATACAACGCTCCAGTTCCCGAATCGCAAGCTCCGGTGCTTGCAGCGGGATGGTTCCAAGGCCGATGAAACGCTTCGGATAGCGCTGCACGATATCCGCGATGTGATCGTTCAGGAACATGGAAAGGTCGAGCGCGTCCTGCGGTTGCGCCCAATAACCGAACATGACCGGAATGGTCGACAACACCTGCACGCCGACCTGGTGATGGGCGCACTCGCGCATGCG
This genomic stretch from Bacteroidota bacterium harbors:
- a CDS encoding DUF1223 domain-containing protein, yielding MTRIVRMLTVFFLLNLAATAQTSSFRSGFAVLELFTSESDANSPAGDAVFQEVIREARKAKQPVIGLAFHVDYWNKGSWKDPFSRNAFTFRQENYSRAFPQKELYTPQLIVNGRAQMTASSRDSVKAAIKR